Proteins found in one Plasmodium gaboni strain SY75 chromosome 13, whole genome shotgun sequence genomic segment:
- a CDS encoding hypothetical protein (conserved Plasmodium protein, unknown function): protein MMDILKNKRNKKIFFSDEESNDDSEQINTYNISNNIQDNANPDLDINKNVEENFEENTDNNIEGSHILNKENIQYKSDDISVSNQIIKNDTDEININENNLHEKSKKKKKKLKRKLVEEDDDDDNNTTDNEGFLNSNENIATKKLKKKNFIINNNVKEKNIHDNIGYRHSNNSHETDKVNEEDKEENYEVKDSNRKKKKKKKGITHKEIDKNKNENREKYEYSKNDENCKNNDDDINNIYNEKDQNSDDKNDEDSLNDNPYDDYDANEDKENNRTFDETENNDFKGKRRKTKNSKLMEDINPDEDKKKLKSIQISFSKKEYNIEAYLMECLKVLIPLNMRDIFLGSENIILDNMNTGDIKNMEIFWFNKLTKNRQKSIIECYTSLNKQNKKKKKGIAEDNNITVLNSNSVSNMENNIINLGYLNNEKDMNEENNENVENHMYNIINNNIMNKGEEDNSLNIPVEEEIFDNNKELIVVEHLVSVCNNQIKLIKEYISYIKKNIYDLSSINENNNRIKEMKILEPSKRREYFFYLYIAVSLKYVEEKIPNVYCVPTVISPDIRGFNLHPMFTHINKKLEEKTNKKDNIRNPWEKLKLLKKGNNKKNDVSTKNELNKGKHKENSTMNKSEADENLFENNINMKDTQENMKNIDDTETSDKKELDDLEKKKKALEEMKRKKKEKDHKKTFNIYSLLESAAQFYGEGPKYCNPNIHEFYKSNNNQLVYIKPPTNVDEKNLLINFFLQFPSLNKKLEYNKKRIYAENYGLIKIIRNAENLPINFELNTEPWKNTDYEELWNEQNKLNNYQIWNMSNIINYDNLLEYNQFSTTKTDFLNHTDASRSVLRKNEFDDNDYQKSCAISEFEKSMARSEYERGEDKKEYSIDKHVHMDFIHMEEDTKEPKINNQIDATHVQKDMKPQENNNINNDILLPKGEHKTEQIKINMDHIKDEQNDKPDQNNISHNASYGEVKKTEVKEKKKNEILTKKLKKSITHDDVKQLKLTSFLSKEKINKNTNVTKKEEQSANHVDNMKNAYNINSGNNMNDNNLEEHIVNDKIKDESNLKDNEHNMDYIIKIKRNKKKVLDDEQMNNFTNDNANKEADIMESNSFAHNKEISERTNTFYNNNTKEGTKKNSLLKESENKEDDWHSEHLEEEKEKKKNKEKKRIMDDKMGYVFELEAEESEDENLEDPEERKKIEQFKKEQYEENEYDDDQSNSEDLKEFINNEEYNSDNDIVKLKHAEEMEKLEEDLFYKKFTYQGKQFNDELTNKEKLELEREKQLLRKKKLLLNCSIGNVKYSDFESDTSTDSDGSKGDFKNPLYEPYNESEHADMLKKNNNSYEYLYNDNVFQKGECLNEIVDEKKKKKILEKMDKVIYTKEVKTNEGKKIVIKKKRKIRFHQNLSDVTVTEEEKIDEYEKTKKKQKKQNANLIEHNKVEINKNNIMNHNNKASIKWNNNIKDISELDTPTNSEVFKGFRKVQEK, encoded by the exons ATGATGGATATTTTGAAGAACAAAAGAAAcaagaaaatttttttttcagaTGAAGAAAGTAATGATGATAGTgaacaaataaatacatataatattagtAACAATATACAAGATAATGCAAATCCAGATTTggatattaataaaaatgttgaGGAAAATTTTGAAGAAAACACGGACAATAATATAGAAGGCtcacatatattaaataagGAAAATATTCAATATAAAAGTGATGATATTTCTGTATCTAACCAAATAATCAAAAATGATACGGAtgaaattaatataaatgaaaataatttacatGAAAAAAgcaaaaagaaaaaaaaaaagttgAAAAGGAAACTGGTGGAAgaagatgatgatgatgataataatactaCTGATAATGAAGGTTTTCTCAATtcaaatgaaaatatagcaacgaagaaattaaaaaaaaagaattttattataaataataatgtaaaagaaaaaaatatacatgACAACATAGGGTACAGGCATTCTAATAATTCACATGAAACTGATAAAGTAAATGAGGAGGATAAAGAGGAAAATTATGAAGTCAAAGATAgtaatagaaaaaaaaaaaaaaaaaagaaaggaATTACTCATAAAGAGatagataaaaataaaaatgaaaatagagaaaaatatgaatattctaaaaatgatgaaaattgtaaaaataatgatgatgatataaataatatatataatgaaaagGATCAAAATAGTGATGATAAAAACGATGAGGATTCTTTAAATGATAATCCTTATGATGATTATGATGCCAATgaagataaagaaaataacAGAACTTTTGATGAAACAGAAAATAACGATTTTAAAggaaaaagaagaaaaacaaaaaattcTAAACTTATGGAAGATATAAATCCAGATGAAGACAAAAAGAAGTTAAAATCAATACAAATATCTTTTTCAAAAAAAGAATACAATATTGAAGCATATCTTATGGAATGTTTAAAGGTACTTATTCCTTTAAACATGAGAGATATTTTTCTAGGTTcagaaaatattatattagataatatgaatacaggagatataaaaaatatggaaatTTTTTGGTTTAATAAATTGACAAAAAATAGACAAAAAAGTATTATTGAATGTTATACTTcattaaataaacaaaacaaaaaaaaaaaaaaaggaattgcagaagataataatattacagTGCTTAATAGTAATAGTGTTAGTAACatggaaaataatataatcaACTTGGGTTATCTAAATAATGAAAAGGATATgaatgaagaaaataatgaaaatgtagaaaatcatatgtataatattattaataataatattatgaataaaGGGGAAGAAGACaattctttaaatataccagtagaagaagaaatattcgataataataaagaacTTATCGTTGTTGAACATCTGGTAAGTGTATGTAATAATCAAATAAAActtataaaagaatatatttcataCATCAAGAAAAACATATACGATTTAAGTTCAATTAACGAAAATAACAACAGAATTaaagaaatgaaaatattagaACCATCAAAAAGACGAgaatactttttttatttatatatagcAGTATCTCTGAAATATGTTGAGGAGAAAATACCAAATGTATATTGTGTTCCAACTGTTATCAGTCCAGATATTAGAGGTTTTAATTTACATCCTATGTTTActcatataaataaaaaactagaagaaaaaacaaacaaaaaagaCAATATACGAAATCCATGGGAAAAGcttaaattattaaaaaaaggaaataataaaaaaaatgatgtaagcactaaaaatgaattaaataaagGAAAACATAAAGAAAATAGTACCATGAATAAAAGTGAAGCAGATGAAAATTTgtttgaaaataatataaatatgaagGATACACaagaaaatatgaaaaatatagatGATACTGAAACAAGtgataaaaaagaattagATGATTTagaaaagaagaaaaaggCATTAGaagaaatgaaaagaaagaaaaaagaaaaagatcataaaaaaacatttaatatttattctttattaGAATCTGCAGCACAATTTTATGGTGAAGGTCCAAAATATTGTAATCCAAATATTCATGAATTTTataaatcaaataataatcaattagtatatataaaaccACCTACAAATGtagatgaaaaaaatttattaataaatttctttttacAATTTCCAAgtttaaataaaaaattagaatataacaaaaaacGTATATATGCAGAAAATTATGGacttataaaaattattagaAATGCTGAAAATTTACCTATAAATTTTGAATTAAATACAGAACCTTGGAAAAATACAGACTATGAAGAATTGTGgaatgaacaaaataaacttaataattatcaaaTATGGAATATGTctaatataattaattatgATAATCTTTTAGAATATAACCAATTCTCAACTACAAAAACGGATTTTCTTAATCATACAGATGCAAGTAGAAGTgttttaagaaaaaatgaatttgATGATAATGATTATCAAAAGAGTTGTGCTATTAGTGAATTTGAAAAAAGCATGGCAAGAAGTGAATATGAAAGAGGGGAAGATAAGAAGGAATATTCTATAGACAAACATGTTCATATGGATTTCATACATATGGAAGAAGATACGAAAGAACCcaaaataaataatcaAATCGATGCTACACATGTGCAGAAAGATATGAAACCACAAgaaaacaataatataaataatgatatattattaccaAAAGGGGAACATAAAACtgaacaaataaaaataaatatggaCCATATAAAGGATgaacaaaatgataaaCCTGATcagaataatatatcacATAATGCATCATATGGTGAGGTGAAAAAAACCGAAGTgaaagagaaaaaaaaaaacgaaATTCTAACAAAGAAATTGAAAAAAAGTATAACCCATGATGACGTGAAACAGTTGAAATTAACTTCCTTTTTAagtaaagaaaaaataaataaaaatacgAATGTAACGAAAAAGGAAGAACAAAGTGCTAATCATGTTGATAATATGAAGAATGCATACAATATAAATTCTGgaaataatatgaatgataataatttagaGGAACATATTGTAAACGATAAAATAAAGGATGAATCAAATTTGAAAGATAATGAGCATAATATGgattatattataaaaataaaaagaaataaaaaaaaagtattaGATGATGAAcaaatgaataattttaCAAATGATAATGCTAATAAAGAAGCAGATATTATGGAATCAAATTCATTCGCTCATAATAAGGAAATTTCTGAACGTACCaatacattttataataataatacaaaagagggaacaaaaaaaaattctcTTTTAAAGGAGAGCGAGAATAAGGAAGATGATTGGCATAGCGAACATCTGGAAGAAGagaaggaaaaaaaaaaaaacaagGAGAAGAAAAg AATTATGGATGACAAGATGGGCTATGTCTTTGAATTGGAAGCAGAGGAAAGTGAAGATGAAAATCTCGAAGATCCagaagaaagaaaaaaaattgaacaatttaaaaaagaacagtatgaagaaaatgaatatGATGATGATCAATCTAATAGCGAAGA CCTTAAAGAATTTATTAACAACGAAGAATATAACAGCGATAATGATATAGTTAAATTAAAACACGCAGAAGAAATGGAAAAACTAGAAGAagatttattttataaaaaatttacatatCAAGGAAAGCAATTTAATGATGAATTAACGAACAAAGAAAAACTTGAACTTGAAAGAGAAAAACAActtttaagaaaaaaaaaattattattaaattgCAGTATAGGCAATGTAAAATATAGTGACTTTGAATCAGATACTAGTACAGATAGTGACGGATCTAAAGGAGATTTTAAAAATCCTTTGTATGAACCATATAATGAATCGGAACATGCAgatatgttaaaaaaaaataataattcatatgaatacttatataatgataacGTTTTTCAAAAAGGAGAATGCCTCAACGAAATCGTGgacgaaaaaaaaaaaaaaaaaa TACTGGAAAAAATGGACAAAGTTATTTACACAAAGGAAGTAAAAACAAATGAGGGAAAAAAAATCGTgattaagaaaaaaagaaaaatcCGCTTTCATCAAAATTTATCAGATGTTACTGTAACAGAAGAAGAAAAGATAGATGAATATGAAAAgacaaagaaaaaacaaaaaaaacaaaatgcAAATTTAATAGAACATAACAAGGTCGAAattaataagaataatattatgaatcataataataaagcATCCATAAAATGGaat
- a CDS encoding ubiquitin-conjugating enzyme E2, translating to MRPIILLNIFIGYYFFIVINNVVGNLPKKNSYYNIPNYKARNVSNIKNNKYNYFIIDTYNNIKKKNNSIYEHNFKNLNGKNKTYLFIDNKKRRRKFFYSKIEENKKLQGKELKPSRTVEKHIKTKYNLGNANYRIQKELNNFLKNPPINCTIDVHPSNIRIWIVQYVGLENTIYANEVYKIKIIFPDNYPLKPPIVYFLQKPPKHTHVYSNGDICLSVLGDDYNPSLSISGLILSIISMLSSAKEKKLPIDNYTHADAKPGSSQNNFLYHDDKC from the coding sequence ATGAGACCAATAATATTGCTTAACATTTTCATAGggtattattttttcattgtCATAAATAACGTAGTAGGGAACttaccaaaaaaaaattcttaCTATAATATTCCAAACTATAAAGCAAGAAATGTTTCAAATattaagaataataaatataattattttataatagacacatataataatataaaaaagaagaataaTAGCATATATGAACATAATTTTAAGAACCTTaatggaaaaaataaaacatatttatttattgataataagaaaagaagacgtaaatttttttattctaaaatagaggaaaataaaaaattacaaGGGAAGGAATTGAAGCCTTCAAGAACTGTagaaaaacatataaaaacGAAATATAATTTAGGAAATGCAAATTATAGAATTCAAAAAGAgttaaataattttttaaagaatcCACCAATTAATTGTACTATTGATGTACATCCAAGtaatataagaatatgGATTGTACAATATGTAGGTTTAGAGAATACTATATATGCTAATGAagtttataaaattaaaataattttccCAGATAATTATCCTTTAAAGCCACCtattgtatattttttacaaaaaCCTCCTAAACATACACATGTATATTCTAATGGAGATATTTGTTTAAGTGTATTAGGTGATGATTATAATCCCAGCCTCTCGATTTCTGGATTAATTTTATCTATCATATCAATGTTATCATCTgcaaaagaaaaaaaattaccTATTGATAATTATACACATGCTGATGCCAAACCAGGAAGTAGCcaaaataattttctaTATCATGACGATAAATGTTAA
- a CDS encoding inner membrane complex protein gives MEKIEKTFDETSETHAESATRPFGVDGYSSESFSITQPNVKEYYTYSNIDPHEHGSNSNYSIRYGCNGNSFICKPQTPKVFIRRVDRKRKEANKKSISLNGSFYKEFSPYGALHNSSVHGSNIGDYNYSMPTSNSVQYNNIYSPDKANTMSYAYSFDELNYPLSQQILNNNNSHLRIPLCVQESNRNNNICNIMNRVTPLNKNPYHLNYTIPQMVEAKCDAISKRIINYIKLILRYIYKVLKLAFQKLKSDLNTKEIYYDSSMPPLEDIDIHCEVCRAKYGNILLEKKHKDCISFFEGFDDNRNVFSKMWNVVDNWLEPTTNNNNIEYMKVQPQKNEQVYYQMENFPKDENGKIVLPQFSNYVKDNTVLI, from the exons ATGGAGAAAATAGAGAAAACATTTGATGAAACTAGCGAAACACATGCTGAAAGTGCAACTAGACCATTTGGCGTTGATGGTTATTCTTCTGAAAGTTTTTCTATTACTCAACCTAATGTAAAGGAGTACTATACATATTCAAATATAGACCCTCATGAACATGGTAGTAATAGTAATTATTCAATAAGATATGGATGTAATGGAAATTCCTTTATATGTAAACCACAGACTCCAAAAGTATTTATACGTAGGGTTGATAGAAAACGTAAAGAGGCTAATAAGAAGTCAATTTCATTAAATGGTTCTTTTTACAAAGAATTTAGTCCTTATGGTGCATTACATAATTCTTCAGTTCATGGAAGTAATATAGGtgattataattattctaTGCCTACAAGTAATAGTGTccaatataataatatatactCACCTGATAAGGCAAATACCATGTCTTATGCTTATTCTTTTGATGAATTAAATTATCCTTTGAGTCAACAAATATTGAATAACAATAATTCTCATTTACGTATTCCTCTATGTGTACAGGAATCCAATCgcaataataatatatgtaacaTAATGAATCGTGTAACCCCTTTAAACAAG AATCCTTACCATCTAAATTACACTATTCCCCAAATGGTAGAAGCCAAATGTGACGCAATTTCTAAGAGAAtcataaattatataaaacttattttaagatatatatataaggTATTAAAATTAGCTTTTCAGAAATTAAAAAGCGACTTAAATACAAAAGaaatttattatgattCATCTATGCCTCCTCTTGAAGACATTGATATACATTGTGAGGTTTGCAGAGCCAAATAtggaaatatattattagaaaaaaaacacaaaGATTGTATTTCCTTTTTCGAAGGCTTTGATGATAACCGTAACGTCTTCTCAAAAATGTGGAATGTAGTAGATAACTGGTTAGAGCCAACaacaaataataacaatatagAATATATGAAAGTTCAACCACAAAAAAACGAACAAGTGTATTATCAAATGGAAAATTTTCCAAAGGATGAAAATGGAAAAATTGTATTGCCCCAATTTAGCAACTATGTTAAGGATAATACTGtattgatataa
- a CDS encoding isocitrate dehydrogenase (NADP), mitochondrial precursor gives MGKHIRILKNPYLQFMSKRGIQNKAAFNICGKINVENPIVELDGDEMTRIIWKDIKEKLILPYVNLKIKYFDLSIENRDKTNDQVTLEAAEEIKKTSVGIKCATITPDAARVKEFNLKEMWKSPNGTIRNILDGTVFRTPILIKNIPKLVPNWKKPIVIGRHAYADQYKQKSLKIEKSGKFEIVFTPDDNSQVLRETVFHFKSPGVCLGMYNTEESIRNFALSCFQYALDLKMPVYMSTKSTILKIYDGLFKDIFDEIYEKQFKKSFEQHNLWYEHKLIDDMVAQVLKSEGGFLWACKNYDGDIQSDAVAQGYGSLGLMSSVLLCPDGVTCVSEAAHGTVTRHYRAYQKGEKTSTNPIASIFAWTKGLEHRAKLDKNDNLKQFCYALEKACIETVEDGLMSKDLAGCIKGIKNVTDKDYIFTEDLINAINEKLKLKLLLNQSKNDPQATSCKLKNDNWTYYAPQEHST, from the coding sequence ATGGGAAAGCATATACgaattttaaaaaatccGTACCTCCAGTTTATGTCGAAGAGAGGTATACAAAACAAGGCAGCTTTTAATATATGCGGTAAAATTAATGTAGAGAACCCAATTGTAGAGTTAGATGGAGATGAAATGACTAGAATAATTTGGaaagatataaaagaaaaattaattttacCATATGTTAACttaaagataaaatatttcGATTTATCTATTGAAAATCGAGATAAGACTAATGATCAAGTTACCTTAGAAGCTGCtgaagaaataaaaaaaacatcAGTAGGTATAAAATGTGCAACCATAACACCTGATGCTGCAAGAGTTAAAGAATTTAATTTAAAGGAGATGTGGAAAAGCCCAAACGGTActataagaaatatattagatGGTACTGTTTTTAGAACACCTATacttattaaaaatataccTAAACTTGTACCTAATTGGAAGAAACCAATTGTTATAGGAAGACATGCATATGCTGATCAATATAAACAAAAGTCTttaaaaattgaaaaaagTGGAAAATTTGAAATTGTATTTACTCCAGATGATAATTCACAAGTACTCAGAGAAACTGTTTTCCATTTTAAATCTCCTGGTGTATGTTTAGGTATGTATAATACAGAAGAATCTATACGAAATTTTGCACTATCTTGTTTTCAATATGCTTTAGATCTTAAGATGCCAGTTTATATGAGTACTAAAAGTACTATactaaaaatatatgatgGTTTATTTAAAGATATTTTTGATGAAATTTATGAAAAACAATTTAAAAAATCTTTTGAACAACATAATTTATGGTATGAACATAAACTTATTGATGATATGGTTGCTCAAGTATTAAAATCCGAGGGTGGATTTTTATGGGCAtgtaaaaattatgatgGTGATATACAGTCTGATGCTGTTGCTCAAGGATATGGAAGCTTAGGATTAATGTCTTCTGTATTATTATGTCCTGATGGTGTTACATGTGTTTCAGAAGCTGCTCATGGTACTGTCACAAGACATTATAGAGCTTATCAAAAAGGAGAAAAGACATCAACAAATCCTATAGCCTCTATTTTTGCATGGACCAAAGGATTAGAACATAGAGCAAAATtagataaaaatgataatttaaaacAATTCTGTTATGCTTTAGAAAAGGCATGTATAGAAACTGTAGAAGATGGATTGATGTCTAAAGATCTAGCAGGCTGTATTAAAGgtattaaaaatgttaCTGATAAAGATTATATCTTTACTGAAGATTTAATTAATGCTATCAATGAAAAACTAAAATTAAAGCTACTTCTAAATCAATCCAAAAATGATCCACAAGCTACTTCATGTAAATTGAAAAACGATAACTGGACTTATTATGCCCCCCAAGAACACTCAAcataa
- a CDS encoding hypothetical protein (conserved Plasmodium protein, unknown function~part of same gene as PGSY75_1345800B~gap found within coding sequence), whose translation MEDVQVDKNVKKKEDFSLDANNKVNDFNKPPYFPNEDNKSFSNNLINKRELGNIERGDINKRYDIKQDILITSEEEEEEDDDDDDDDDDDDDDDDDDDDDDDDDDDDDDDDEHNDNNEEHFNNHNYNINNNNNNTSKNNKKNSKYHKDDNSSSLNCLSDEDNIYYSMNEGYRTNYIMESLFDKNSFIYFTVPYNKYNYTNYFINWNKISFRMYASLNSVMYKNIRKRKLASISDLNNNMKNPLICIMNNFLYFLLLSEYLNFNELFKLMPLCKSSYNIFNHTFCINVHINPYKQKISDIIKFMRKNKEYQFNILKNINTQRRDRSSFYEQKEELFSDENKFNTILSHELISSKNKVFSESLLDKMNDKNEEEKENGDNKKDELYNKNINGNIRKNTNYDLIKCSDISEVFFTNNIINMRYLFSVYEYIRLYLSKYNREKVQFCILQQKFKYNRKHNNISFDNISPYANKVCSFEFKVKLKKYIQRRWNIKSNYIHEAYFCHKKEKSQSNNINQNNLQIDTDNNNNNNNDSTDYYSGGVIKIIENRYSHLYPSFSSFITLDKEGYVNMWKINNID comes from the coding sequence ATGGAAGATGTACAAGTAGATAAGAatgtgaaaaaaaaagaggaTTTTAGTTTGGATGCTAATAATAAGGTGAACGATTTTAATAAGCCACCTTATTTTCcaaatgaagataataaatctttttcaaataatttaattaataaaagagAATTAGGAAATATTGAGAGAGGGGATATAAACAAAAGGTATGACATAAAGCAGGATATTTTAATAACATCCGAGGAAGAAGAGGAGGAggatgatgatgatgacGATGATGAcgatgatgatgatgatgatgatgatgatgacgatgatgatgatgacgatgatgatgatgacgatgatgatgatgaacATAATGATAACAATGAAGAACACTTTAACAATCACAACTACAACATtaataacaacaataataatacaagtaagaataataaaaagaattcCAAATATCATAAGGATGACAATTCGAGCTCGTTAAATTGCTTATCCGATGAGGacaacatatattattctatGAATGAAGGATATAGAACTAATTATATTATGGAATCATTATTTGATAAgaattcttttatatattttacagttccatataataaatataattatacaaattattttattaattgGAATAAAATAAGTTTTCGCATGTATGCTTCATTAAATTCAGttatgtataaaaatataagaaaaagaaaattagCTAGTATATCTGATTTAAATAACAATATGAAAAATCCATTAATTTGtataatgaataattttttatattttcttttattaagTGAATATTTAAACTTTAACGAGctttttaaattaatgCCATTATGTAAATCATCctataatatttttaacCACACTTTTTGTATTAACGTACATATAAATCCGTATAAACAAAAGATATCagatattattaaatttatgaggaaaaataaagaatatcagtttaatattttaaagaatataaatacgCAAAGGAGGGATCGAAGTAGTTTTTATGAACAAAAGGAAGAATTATTTAGcgatgaaaataaattcaaTACCATTTTATCACATGAATTAATAAgttcaaaaaataaagtatTTAGTGAGAGCCTACTTGATAAAATgaatgataaaaatgaagaagaaaaagaaaatggtgataataaaaaggatgaactgtataataaaaatattaatggTAATATAAGGAAGAATACAAATTatgatttaataaaatgttCAGATATATCAGAAGTATTTTTTAcgaataatataattaatatgaGATATCTATTTAGTgtttatgaatatataagatTATATTTAAGTAAATATAATAGAGAAAAAGTACAATTTTGTATATTACAacaaaaatttaaatataatagaaaacataataatatctcttttgataatatatctCCTTATGCTAATAAAGTATGTTCCTTTGAATTTAAAGTGAAAttgaagaaatatatacaaaGGAGATGGAATATTAAAagtaattatatacatgAAGCATATTTTTGTcataaaaaagaaaaatcacaaagtaataatataaatcaGAATAATTTACAAATTGATActgataataataataacaataataatgatagtACTGATTATTATAGTGGTGgtgttataaaaataattgaAAATAGATATAGCCATTTATATCCATCATTCTCATCTTTCATAACATTAGATAAAGAAGGATATGTTAATATGTGgaaaattaataatattgatt
- a CDS encoding hypothetical protein (conserved Plasmodium protein, unknown function~part of same gene as PGSY75_1345800A~gap found within coding sequence) has protein sequence KEDQPLNEINVDLKKKEEYVIKSIIQNGRNKCTIGLNKTICQRIDIEKECIESSKSISDDFQKMCYYDDNTNIVLSKKNILIDDRRLGNYICYVNYNLIDYENSKKYYKSTNYFCDIDLTGITLTSLNSNNSMFVFDLRYKYPSTCLYNDNIIIETMYTKENEKLKYLFNMKSNYNSKYYCMNKKYSAYHDNVILCPPCNVGNIKNNNIQHKNKYNNMLQINDTSLFVKNKILSDESFIYNITKDKNKKQSYNLPTSYLNIWRWCNKRQFKSLFHYYDDLTKNRKFQNDYNANNNFYEHLIFDSIYKFVDTPNHLFVTYEDSNYIHSFMSPSYGLHITSSFNETPNYMHPTNL, from the coding sequence ACAAAGAAGATCAACCCttaaatgaaataaatgtggacctaaaaaaaaaagaagagTATGTTATAAAAAGTATCATACAGAACGGAAGAAATAAATGCACCATTGGTTTAAACAAAACAATATGTCAACGAATAGATATAGAAAAAGAATGTATTGAGAGTTCTAAAAGTATCAGTGATGATTTTCAAAAAATGTGttattatgatgataatacaaatatagttttaagtaaaaaaaatatattaattgaTGACAGAAGGTTAGggaattatatatgttatgttaattataatttaatagATTATGAGAACAgcaaaaaatattataagaGTACGAATTATTTTTGTGATATAGATTTAACAGGCATAACATTAACATCATtaaattcaaataattcAATGTTTGTATTTGATTtaagatataaatatccATCTACATGTTTATATAAcgataatattataattgAAACAATGTAtacaaaagaaaatgaaaagttaaaatatttatttaatatgaaatctaattataattctaaatattattgtatgaataaaaaatatagcGCTTATCATGataatgtaatattatGTCCACCATGTAATGTTGgtaatattaaaaataataatattcaacataaaaataaatataataatatgctacaaataaatgatacgtcattatttgttaaaaataaaattttgtCTGATGaatcatttatttataatattacaaaagataaaaataaaaaacaatCTTATAATCTTCCAACatcatatttaaatatatggaGATGGTGTAATAAAAGACAATTTAAATCTTTGtttcattattatgatgatttaacaaaaaatagaaaatttcagaatgattataatgcaaataataatttttatgaacaCTTAATATTTGATTCTATCTATAAATTTGTAGATACACCAAATCATCTTTTTGTAACTTATGAGGATTCGAATTATATACATTCATTTATGTCACCCTCTTATGGATTACATATAACAAGCTCATTTAATGAAACTCCGAATTATATGCACCCAACcaatttataa